In Panicum virgatum strain AP13 chromosome 4N, P.virgatum_v5, whole genome shotgun sequence, a single window of DNA contains:
- the LOC120669904 gene encoding amino acid transporter AVT1I-like: MEDNTPPKFGTGFFKTCFNGVNALSGVGILSIPYALSQGGWLSLLIFMTIAIICFYTGILLQRCIDSSSLVKTYPDIGELAFGRKGKIIVAIFLYLELYLVSIDFLILEGDNLEKLFPNANFHVASLKIGSKQGFVLIFSLLVLPTTWLRTLNMLAYVAIGGVMASVILIASVLWVGVFDGVCFHEKGVTVNWSGMPTAMSLYAFCFSGHAVFPMIYTGMRNRKTFPTVLLICFTICTLSYGLTGIIGYLMYGESLNSQVTLNLPSKRFASNIAIYTTLINPFTKFALLITPIAEAIEDTLHVGKNRTVSVLIRTALVVSTTIVALVVPFFAYVVALTGSFLSSTVTMLLPCACYLKISSRTSKNLRLELVACLGIIMIGAGVIVVGTYYSLKQIVHSF; encoded by the exons ATGGAGGACAACACTCCTCCAAAGTTTGGGACAGGCTTCTTCAAAACTTGCTTCAATGGAGTTAATGCTCTCTCAG GGGTTGGGATATTATCCATTCCATATGCATTGTCTCAAGGAGGATGGCTGAGCTTACTCATTTTCATGACCATAGCAATCATCTGTTTCTATACTGGTATTCTCCTGCAGAGATGCATAGACTCAAGCTCGCTTGTTAAGACCTATCCTGATATTGGTGAGCTAGCTTTTGGCCGGAAAGGAAAAATCATAGTAGCAATATTCTTGTACCTGGAGCTGTATCTTGTTTCCATTGATTTCTTGATATTAGAAGGTGACAACTTGGAGAAATTATTTCCAAATGCCAACTTCCATGTTGCTAGTCTCAAGATTGGAAGCAAACAAGGGTTTGTGTTGATCTTCAGCCTGCTGGTTTTACCAACAACATGGCTTCGGACCTTGAACATGCTTGCATATGTTGCTATTGGCGGAGTCATGGCATCTGTCATTCTAATCGCCTCTGTTCTGTGGGTTGGAGTGTTTGATGGTGTCTGTTTTCATGAGAAAGGTGTGACTGTCAACTGGTCTGGTATGCCAACTGCTATGAGCTTATACGCGTTCTGTTTCAGCGGCCATGCTGTTTTTCCCATGATATACACTGGCATGAGAAACAGAAAAACGTTCCCCACA GTGTTGCTCATCTGCTTCACGATCTGCACTCTTAGCTATGGGCTAACAGGCATCATTGGATACTTGATGTACGGGGAATCATTAAATTCCCAGGTGACTCTCAACCTTCCATCAAAACGTTTTGCCTCCAATATCGCGATCTACACGACGCTGATCAACCCTTTCACCAAGTTCGCGCTGCTAATCACTCCAATAGCAGAGGCTATCGAGGATACCCTTCACGTTGGCAAGAACAGGACCGTCAGTGTCTTGATCAGGACCGCCCTGGTCGTCAGCACGACCATCGTAGCACTTGTGGTGCCGTTCTTCGCCTATGTTGTCGCGCTTACGGGCTCGTTCCTCAGCAGCACAGTCACCATGTTGCTGCCCTGTGCCTGCTACCTGAAGATCAGCTCAAGGACCTCCAAGAATCTGAGGTTGGAGCTGGTAGCTTGCCTGGGTATTATCATGATTGGGGCGGGAGTGATTGTGGTCGGCACATATTACTCACTGAAGCAGATTGTTCATAGCTTTTGA